One segment of Theobroma cacao cultivar B97-61/B2 chromosome 9, Criollo_cocoa_genome_V2, whole genome shotgun sequence DNA contains the following:
- the LOC18590196 gene encoding GTPase LSG1-2, with translation MGKNEKTGLGRALMKHHNSMIQQSKEKGRFYKSQHKKVLESVTEVSDIDAVIEQAEEADQLFSIQHPTPNLLINLDTSSSTSGMTPEERREQQKKEEALHASSLRVPRRPSWNAGMSVEELDANEKQAFLVWRRSLARLEENEKLVLTPFEKNLDIWRQLWRVLERSDLLVMVVDARDPLFYRCPDLEAYAREIDEHKRTLLLVNKADLLPVSVREKWAKFFRSHKILFLFWSAKAASATLEGKMLTDPWKTQNSMQKSDDPDTKIYGRDELLARLQSEAEEIVKMRKSGSSTSRSSNIQSPSCNAEGTSAPKNVVVGFVGYPNVGKSSTINALVGQKRTGVTSTPGKTKHFQTLIISDELTLCDCPGLVFPSFSSSRYEMIASGVLPIDRMTEHREAVQVVANRVQRHIIEDVYKINLPKPKPYESQSRPPQASEFLRAYCASRGYVASSGLPDETRAARQILKDYIDGKLPHYEIPPGMADEGGVEDDGKPSLSEVHNSDASDVDGSLEDGSETTPVLKHVLDDLSSFDLANGLASKKATVKKSNASHKHHKKPQRTKDRSWRVGNDDDDGMPVVRVFQKPVNSGPLKG, from the exons ATGGGGAAGAATGAGAAGACAGGTCTAGGGAGAGCCCTGATGAAGCATCATAATTCAATGATACAACAATCCAAAGAGAAAGGGAGGTTTTATAAGAGCCAGCATAAGAAGGTTTTGGAATCTGTGACAGAAGTTAGCGACATCGATGCCGTCATCGAGCAGGCTGAGGAAGCTGACCAACTCTTCTCTATCCAGCACCCCACCCCTAACCTCCTCATCAATTT GGACACAAGCTCAAGCACCAGTGGTATGACACCTGAAGAAAGGAGAGAGCAACAGAAGAAAGAGGAGGCACTGCATGCTAGTAGTCTCCGAGTTCCACGCAG GCCATCATGGAATGCTGGAATGTCTGTTGAAGAGCTAGATGCCAACGAGAAACAAGCTTTCTTAGTTTGGCGCCGGAGCTTGGCAAG ACTTGAGGAGAATGAGAAGCTTGTTCTCACTCCATTTGAGAAGAACTTGGATATCTGGAGGCAGCTTTGGCGGGTTCTTGAACGCAGTGATTTG CTTGTGATGGTTGTTGATGCAAGGGATCCTCTGTTTTATCGTTGTCCTGATCTTGAG gCATATGCAAGAGAGATTGATGAGCATAAGAGAACATTGCTTCTTGTAAACAAGGCAGATCTTCTGCCAGTTTCTGTCAG GGAAAAATGGGCAAAATTTTTTCGCTCTCATAAGATTCTCTTTCTGTTCTGGTCTGCTAAAGCTGCTTCTGCTACATTGGAAGGAAAAATGCTCACTGACCCATGGAAGACCCAAAATAGCATGCAAAAGAGTGATGATCCCGACACAAAAATATATGGGAGGGATGAGCTCTTGGCCCGTTTACAGTCTGAGGCAGAAGAAATAGTCAAAATGAGGAAATCAGGCTCCAGTACCTCTAGATCATCCAATATTCAATCTCCTAGTTGCAATGCTGAAGGAACTTCAGCACCAAAGAATGTAGTGGTGGGATTTGTGGGGTATCCTAATGTTGGGAAAAGCTCAACTATAAATGCTTTGGTAGGCCAGAAACGTACCGGTGTCACCTCCACCCCAGGGAAGACCAAGCATTTCCAGACATTAATAATTTCTGATGAGCTGACTCTATGTGATTGTCCCGGATTGGTGTTTCCATCCTTCTCAAGCTCAAGATATGAGATGATTGCTTCAGGGGTGTTGCCAATTGACCGGATGACGGAGCACAGGGAGGCTGTGCAAGTTGTTGCTAATCGAGTCCAAAGGCACATTATTGAGGatgtatacaaaattaatttaccAAAACCTAAGCCATATGAATCACAGTCTCGGCCTCCTCAGGCCTCAGAATTTTTGAGAGCTTATTGTGCTTCACGTGGGTATGTTGCCTCTAGTGGACTACCAGATGAAACTAGAGCAGCCCGCCAAATTTTGAAGGATTACATTGATGGAAAACTGCCTCACTATGAAATACCACCTGGTATGGCCGATGAAGGTGGTGTGGAAGATGATGGGAAACCAAGCTTGTCTGAAGTTCACAATTCAGATGCATCTGATGTTGATGGTTCTTTGGAAGATGGAAGTGAAACTACACCTGTGCTAAAGCACGTGCTGGATGATCTTAGTTCCTTTGACCTGGCCAATGGACTTGCTTCCAAGAAGGCAACAGTTAAGAAGTCAAATGCATCCCATAAGCACCACAAGAAGCCCCAGAGGACGAAGGATCGGTCATGGAGAGTTGGGaacgatgatgatgatggaatGCCAGTAGTCCGAGTCTTCCAGAAGCCAGTGAATTCAGGTCCTCTTAAGGGTTAA